In Stanieria sp. NIES-3757, the DNA window CGATCGCGACTATCGACATCTTCTAAGGCTTTTAAGACTTCTAAAACATCGGTATCACCTTCACGACATTCAATTCCTAAAGCACCTTGTCCAACAGCATGAAGGGAAATCTCAGGAGAAATAATTTGATGAATGCGATCGCTCATGCCTAATCTCTGTAATCCAGCAACGGCTAAAATAATGGCATCGTATTCCCCTGCATCTAATTTGGCGAGACGAGTATTGACATTGCCTCTAACGTCTTTAAAAGTTAAATGGGGAAAATGATGACGCAATTGAGCAAGTCTACGTAGGGAAGATGTTCCGATCACTGCACCTTCGGGTAAAGTATCTAATTGTTTATCCTTATTTTTTTCATTGACAACCAACGCATCAGCAGGATCGACTCTTTTGGTGACGCATCCCAACATTAAACCTTCTGGTAAATTAGTTGGTAAGTCTTTGAGAGAATGAACGGCAAAATCAATCTCTTTACTGAGCATTCCTACTTCTAATTCTTTAGTAAATAAACCTTTGTCGCCAATTTTTGCCAAAGCTACATCGAGAATTTTATCTCCCTGAGTACTCATAGTTTCCACTTCAAAATCAATCTCAGGAAAATGTTTTTCTAATTCTGCTTTTACCCAATAAGTTTGCACTAAAGCTAATTGACTTTTTCTCGAACCAATGCGAATAGTACGCTCAAGAGTATCAACGGATGTCATAGAAGTTATATTAAAACAAGCTAATGGGACTCGATCTAGAGTATCGTATGTTTTCACCTGATGTTGATTAATTTTTGTGAGTCCGTAATTTAATCTGGAGACAGGTTGAATATATTTAATTCGCAAGGAGCGTAAATTTGCTAGAAAAATCCGAATTGAATATCTAAGGCTCTTTTAATTTGACTGAAATAATCTGATTCTAAAGTGCCAAGCTTCGATTTAAGGCGAGAAGAATCAATTGACCTAATTTGATTAAAATGCAGTCCTCTTTCTTTATCCAACTGATTTGACTCGCTTGGTTTTACGTTGACAACAAAAGGATAGTGTTTCGGACTCAGAAAAGGAACTACCGTAGTCAGATCGCTTTCTTCATTACCAATATCATTTTGAATAATCAAACAAGCTCTTATTTTCTTCGCTTCTTTTCCCTTTGTCGGATCGAGATCTACCCACCAAATTTCGCCTCGTCTACATTTCATCCAAACCATCCCCTACCGTAACATCCCAATCTTTGATTGACTGCTGAAACTCAGTATCTTGGTTTTGTTCTCGATATGCTTCTCTTAACTTGTCTTCTAACTGTTCTCGCTCTTTCTCTAACAGCAAGTTATTGATATATGCACTGCGGTTATTAGTAACTTGCTTTAAAAACTCAAATGCGCGATCGTCTATATTAATGGTAATCTTGGCTGTCATTTATCTTACATTTTAGTATTATTTATTTTCTTACTCTATTGTAAGCCAAAAGAAAGCGATCGCGTTCTTTGTTGTATACGATCTAGAATAAATTGGTAAATTGTGCAGATAAAGACGAATGTATCTACTCGTATAACCAAGTTAGAAAAACATGGAGACTCCTCAAACTCAATGGCAAATCTTGTCTTCTTTAGAACTACCCCAATGGTTTAGCGAGGCAGTCAAACGCTATTGCCACAATTCTGATGGACGCTATGCAGCACAATTATTGTGGCAAAGAGGAATACAAGACCCTTTACAACTGCCTGGTTATCTCGATCCCGATGCCTATCAACCTAGTAGTCCCTTTGAATTTGGGGCAGAAATGTATAGCGCGATCGCTCGTCTGAAACAAGCTAGAGAAAATGGCGAAAAAGTTACAATTTGGGGCGATTTTGATGCTGATGGGGTTACTTCGACAAGTTTATTGTGGGAAGGTTTAGGAGAGTTTTTTGGGCAACATCTTTTGTTAGATTATTACATCCCTAATCGTCTAACGGAGTCTCATGGTTTAAATCTAGCAGGAATCGAACGTTTGGCTACGACAGGTACAAAATTGATTGTTACTTGTGACACGGGTAGCACTAACCTGGAAGAAATTGAGTACGCGCAGCAACTAGGTATCGATTTGATTGTTACCGATCATCATACTTTACCAGAACAACGTCCTCCAGTTGTAGCAATTATTAATCCTCGTTATTTGCCCCAAGATCATCCCCTTTATCATCTTTCTGGGGTAGCAGTTGCTTATAAATTAATTGAAGCAATATACCAATCTTTACCCGATGTTCCCCAACAACCGTTAGAGAATTTATTAGATCTGGTGGCAATTGGTTTAATTGCTGATTTAGTCCAGTTGCAAGGAGACTGTCGTTATCTTGCCCAACAAGGAATCAAACAGTTACAAAAACAAGCCAGAACCCATACCGCAACTCGCCCTGGCATTAGTTGTCTGTTAGAATTATGTAAACGCAGTGGCGATCGCCCTACGGATATTTCTTTTGGTTTAGGACCGAGAATTAATGCTGTCAGTCGCATTCACGGCGATGCTAGTTTCTGCGTGGAGTTATTAACTAGTCGCGATCGCAAAAGATGTCAGCATTTAGCTTTTGAGGCAGAATTAGCCAATAGTCGGCGCAAATCGCTCCAAAATGACATTATCAAACAAGTAAAGCAGAAATTAACCCGAATCGATTTATCTACTACTTTTGTCATTGTGTTAGACGATCCTCAATGGCAAGGTGGTGTTTTGGGTTTAGTTGCTGGACAAATTGCCCAAGAATATGGTCGTCCGACAATTTTATTAAGTAGGAGTGAAACAGAAAAGGATTCAGGTGACAGTTATTCTTTGGAAAATAACACTGAAGAGAATGTATCGATTGCCAGAGGTTCAGCCCGTTCGGTTAATCAAATTGATTTATATCAATTAGTTAAATCTCAAGCAAGTTTATTAGACCGTTTTGGTGGTCATCCTTTCGCAGCAGGTTTGAGTTTACCTGTAGAAAATATTCCCTTGTTTCGCGAAGGAATTAATCAAAAGTTACGACAACAACTTGATACTCAATTATTAATTCCGAAACTCGAAGTAGATTTAACGGTTACTGTAGCTCAATTGGGTAAAGACTTATTTGAAGAATTAAACTTACTTGAACCTTGCGGAATGGGTAATCCAATTCCTAAATTATTGATTAAAAATTGTTGGTTTAAGAACGTTAGAAATAAAAATATTCAAGACCAAAAAGGACAAAAAATTCAATATATTAGAACAACTTTTGACTTGTGGGATAGCTCAGTTAAACATGGTTGTGCTGGAGTCTGGTGGGGGCATTATCAACACGAAATACCCCAAGAAATGACTTGTGATGCAGTAGTCGAATTGTATTTTAATATTAATGCTTATCAACAAAAACAACGTTCCCAAGGTTATGAAATTCGTTTAGTAGCAGTCCGTCCCAGTCAAGAAAATATTTTATTTAATCACTCAGCAGTTGAAGCAGATGTTTTGATTGACCAACGTAATACATCAGAATCCAGAATTCAACACGGTGATTGCACAATCGGACGGGGCTTACAAGCTGCCGACGCAGGTTCGGCAGACAGCCCCTCAGGAAACCTCCGAGTCCCTCACCGTCAGAATTCAGAATTTAGAATTTTAGAACAATGTCCTCAAAGTTGGCAGGAAATTTATCAACCTTATCGTCAAGCGATCGCTAATAATCAAAAATTGGTGTTAGCTTATTCACTTCCCGAACATCCCGATCCTCAAACAACTTGGCAACAATTAGTTGGCATAGTTAAGTATTTAATTCGGACTGATAAAACTGCTACTAAAACTCAAATTCAAACCAAATTAAATTTAAGCGATCGCTGCTGGTTATTAGGCTTAAAAGCTTTAGAAGCTAGTGGAATTGATTATCAAGTTACTGAACAAAATTATTCTTTTAATTGGATAACTGAGAATTTTTCTGCACAAGCTGAAGCTGAAATCGCTAATTTTATCTTGGCAGTTGAAGAAGAACAATTTCAAAGACAATATTTTACTCAAGTTCCGTTGTCAGTAATTACTCATCAGTTATCCGTTAATTATTAACTTCTGCCTTTTGCCTTCTGCATCCAAAATAATATAGTCATTTCAATTTAGAGTGAGACAATCGCTTCTTGCCATGAAAGGCTTTCAGCCAAAAAATGTTTCATTCTTATTTGAAACAAATATAACTGTACAGACGTTCCATGGAACGTCTCTAATATTTTATTGATCGCTATCGCGATAAACTTGTTCTGCTACTCGTTTTAGCCTTCGTAGTTGAGCTTGCATATCATTTTTAGTCCAAGTTGCTGCAAACTGATTAAAACCCCAACTGACAACAGCATTAGGAATTTCAAACTCAAAACGATTAATTAATAAAGTTCCCTCTGACAAAGGGTGGCATTCCCAGCGATCGCGTCCTTGAAAAAAACCATCAAACTGCCAGACAATTAAACCAGGTTCTCTTTCCACCACCACACTTTTAAGAGAAGGTTCTAGCAAAGGAATCTTAATGGTAAAACGGCTCAAACTACCAATAGCTGTATTCCATTTGCCAATTGGTTCGCATTTTAAAACAGGATTAAGCCAACGGTGCATTAACTCCAAATCAGTAAAACAACTTTCTACCACTGTCGCACTAGCTTTAATCGCGATCGATTGTTCAAAAATTTGAGGTGAGGACATATTATCTCAAACAAAAATGTACAAATTAAATTAGCAAAATGTAAATTGTAAAGTTAGTTTTTTTGAATTAATTGTAGTTATTCATTCAAGAAAAGATTGCTGACAGCCGAACGCTACAGCTTAATAAGAGCTTAATAGTTAAATCTTAACTAAGCAATTATGCTGAAATTATGATTAAATCTTAACTTTTTAGGTATTATTTCGTTAATTTGGCATAATTAACCCAGAAAATATATTGACTTTAATTTAAAAATCGATCTTATATTCTCGTAGATAGTACGGAAATGATGGGGCGTATTAAGTCAAGGAAAGGTTAATCAAGCTTTCTAGTCGACAACAGGAAAAACCTCCAATTCTCTGAAGGTAGCCCCTCACGATGTAAATTCACACTAAAGAACATGACAAACATGATGATTTCGATCTTGCCTAACCTATCTTTTTACATAGCACAGGCGTTAGATCAGCAAGTATATTCTGCCCTAGGAAGAGATTTTGGCTTTTCTTTGCTCAATTTGCTTAAAGCAATTGCTATCTTTATCCTGGGTTTGATTGTTGCCTCAGTTATCAAAGCTGTTATTAAAGGGTTACTCAATAAAACTAGTGTTGATAACCGTATTGCTGCCTGGTTAACTGGACAAAGGGGAGGAGAACCTTTACCAATAGAAGATTGGATTGCTAATTTAGTTTATTGGTTAATTATTCTCTTTGCCGTAGTTGGTTTTCTCAATGCACTGCAATTACAAACAGTTTCTCAACCGCTCAATTCTTTATTAAATCAGATAACTAGTTTTTTACCGAAAATTCTTGGAGCTGGCTTTTTGCTTGGTATTGCCTGGATAGTTGCTACTGTAGTCAAATTAGTGGTAACTAGAGGCTTAAGTGCATTAAGGATTGATGAACGATTAGGACAGTCAGCCAGAGATAGTTCTGATTTTGCTTTAAGCGATACGATTGGGAATGCCCTCTATTGGTTCATTTTTCTGCTGTTTCTACCTTCTATTTTGAGTACTTTACAACTGCAAGGTACTCTTGAACCAGTCCAAAACCTGCTCGATCAAATTTTAGGTATTCTGCCTAATATTCTAGCTGCTATCCTGATCGGTGCAGTTGGTTGGTTTATCGCTCAGATTGTACGTCGTTTGGTTACGAATCTGTTATCAGCAACAGGAATAGACAGAGTAGGAGAAAGATTTGGGCTATCTAATCTTGGTGGAAGGCAATCTTTATCTTGGATAATTGGAACAATTGTCTATGTTCTAATTTTAATCCCTACTGCGATCGCAGCTTTAGAAGCTCTCAATATTGCAGCAATTTCTCAACCAGCAATCAATATGCTTAATCAGGTGTTAAACCTGTTGCCCAAACTGTTTGCTGCTGTAGTTGTTTTAGTAGGGTTCTATATCGTAGGCAAGTTTGTTTCTAACTTAGTCACTAACATTTTGACTAGCATTGGTTTTAACAACTTCTTCCAATGGTTAGGTATTACTACTCCACCCCCTCGAACTACTTCACCTTTTCCCCCTAGTCCAATGGTGGGAGGGACTGAACAACCAACGGTAATTCAAACCGAAACAAAAGTTACTTCTAAAACTCCTTCTGAGCTAGTCGGAATTATTGTCCTCGTGGCAATTATGTTAGTCGCTGCTTTAACTGCTGTAGATATTCTTCAAATTCAGGCTCTTACATCAGTATTCGGCGTAATTCTCGTTATTGCTGGTCAAATATTCTTAGGATTAGTAGTTTTTGCCATTGGTTTGTATCTGGCTAATCTTGCTTATAATTTGATTCTGGGTTCTGGAACTCGTCAGGCAAGAATTTTGGCACAAACTGCCCGTATCTCTATTATTACCTTAATTTCTGCTATGGCATTGCAGCAAATGGGTGTTGCGCCTAACATTGTCAATCTTGCTTTTGGTTTATTAGTAGGTGGCATTGCTGTAGCTATTGCCTTAGCTTTTGGTTTAGGTGGTCGAGAAGTTGCAGCAGAACAGTTACGTTCTTGGATTAATTCGTTTAAAAATCAATAACTCTTTGTCGCTATTTTCAATCAAACTTCTACTCGTTAATTTATCTTTGACAATTTATTTTTACTCCTAGAGATTTTCTAGGATTTTTTTTGTTTAAAATGCTAATATTAGTAAACTTACTTAAGTATAATTAGCAAAAAGAATTTTATAAACAGGTAAATTCCTTTAAATATATTTTACATTTATAAAATTATTATGAAGTTAAAAAATGAAAAATATGAAATGCAATTTATAGCATTTATTTATTTTTACTTTTAGCGAAACCTAAACTACAATTTATTTTTTTTTTAAAACCCTAGCTTTAATAAAATAATTTATCTAGCAATTCTTTTAAACAAAATATTATTTTTTTATGTTCTTGAATCAACTAAGATTTAATAATCTTTTGCGATATCTATTTTTTTTCTTGGTTTGCTTGACAGGCGTAATTACTTTACAAAGTCATCAATTTAAAACAAATCAAACTCAAACCCGTGATTACTTACAAGAAGAACAAAATCATCAAATATTACTAACATTTCAGAAATTTTTTCCTGCTGTTGGTTTTGATAATTTAAAAGCAGACTGGATTTTTTTACATTTTGTACAATACTTTGGCGACAATCCAGCTAGGGACAAAATTGGATATAGTTTAGTACCAGATTATTTTGAAACTATTGTTAAATACGATCCAAATTTTACACAAGCTTATTTAACTCTATCAACCGCCAATACAATATATGCTGGAAAACCCCAACAAACTATAACTTTAATAGAGCAGGTGTTAAATTCAATTTATCCTACAACTTCTTCTAATAATTTTTTACTTTGGAATGTCAAAGGCTTAGACGAATTATTATTTATTGGCGATAATCAAGCAGCTAGATATTCTTATCAAATGGCAGCACAATGGGCTAATTTACAAGATAGTAAACACGAAAAAAATCTTGCAGATCGCTATCTTCAAACAGCAAATTTTTTAGCTACTAATCCTGATAATACGGAAGCTCAAATTGCTGCTTGGAACATAGTTCTACCTAATCTAAGAGACGCGCAAAACAAACAAGAAGTAATTGATAAAATTAAAGTATTAGAAACCAGATTAAAATCTCAACAACTAACCACATTTCCAAGTTATTAGTTAGACAAAAACAATTAATGGAACTGTTACTTTAAATTATCAATAATTAAACTTATGAATAATATCTTAATAGCAATAGATTTTTCTGATCTTACTCCCAAAGTGATCGAGACAGGAGCAAAAATAGCAGCTAGTTTTGGCAGTAAAATTTGGTTAATTCACGTTGCTGCACCCGATCCCGATTTTGTAGGATTTGAAACAGGACCCCAAAGTAAAAGAGATTGGCGAGCAAAAACTTTTCGAGAAGAACATCGTCTAATTCA includes these proteins:
- a CDS encoding porphobilinogen deaminase, producing MRIKYIQPVSRLNYGLTKINQHQVKTYDTLDRVPLACFNITSMTSVDTLERTIRIGSRKSQLALVQTYWVKAELEKHFPEIDFEVETMSTQGDKILDVALAKIGDKGLFTKELEVGMLSKEIDFAVHSLKDLPTNLPEGLMLGCVTKRVDPADALVVNEKNKDKQLDTLPEGAVIGTSSLRRLAQLRHHFPHLTFKDVRGNVNTRLAKLDAGEYDAIILAVAGLQRLGMSDRIHQIISPEISLHAVGQGALGIECREGDTDVLEVLKALEDVDSRDRAWAERSFLRNLEGGCQVPIGVNTSIEGDTLTLTGMVASLDGLRLIKDSISGNRSNAEQIGIDLANRLRGEGAGEILAEIFAQIERK
- a CDS encoding transcriptional modulator of MazE/toxin, MazF, producing the protein MKCRRGEIWWVDLDPTKGKEAKKIRACLIIQNDIGNEESDLTTVVPFLSPKHYPFVVNVKPSESNQLDKERGLHFNQIRSIDSSRLKSKLGTLESDYFSQIKRALDIQFGFF
- a CDS encoding single-stranded-DNA-specific exonuclease RecJ, yielding METPQTQWQILSSLELPQWFSEAVKRYCHNSDGRYAAQLLWQRGIQDPLQLPGYLDPDAYQPSSPFEFGAEMYSAIARLKQARENGEKVTIWGDFDADGVTSTSLLWEGLGEFFGQHLLLDYYIPNRLTESHGLNLAGIERLATTGTKLIVTCDTGSTNLEEIEYAQQLGIDLIVTDHHTLPEQRPPVVAIINPRYLPQDHPLYHLSGVAVAYKLIEAIYQSLPDVPQQPLENLLDLVAIGLIADLVQLQGDCRYLAQQGIKQLQKQARTHTATRPGISCLLELCKRSGDRPTDISFGLGPRINAVSRIHGDASFCVELLTSRDRKRCQHLAFEAELANSRRKSLQNDIIKQVKQKLTRIDLSTTFVIVLDDPQWQGGVLGLVAGQIAQEYGRPTILLSRSETEKDSGDSYSLENNTEENVSIARGSARSVNQIDLYQLVKSQASLLDRFGGHPFAAGLSLPVENIPLFREGINQKLRQQLDTQLLIPKLEVDLTVTVAQLGKDLFEELNLLEPCGMGNPIPKLLIKNCWFKNVRNKNIQDQKGQKIQYIRTTFDLWDSSVKHGCAGVWWGHYQHEIPQEMTCDAVVELYFNINAYQQKQRSQGYEIRLVAVRPSQENILFNHSAVEADVLIDQRNTSESRIQHGDCTIGRGLQAADAGSADSPSGNLRVPHRQNSEFRILEQCPQSWQEIYQPYRQAIANNQKLVLAYSLPEHPDPQTTWQQLVGIVKYLIRTDKTATKTQIQTKLNLSDRCWLLGLKALEASGIDYQVTEQNYSFNWITENFSAQAEAEIANFILAVEEEQFQRQYFTQVPLSVITHQLSVNY
- a CDS encoding hypothetical protein (Conserved TM helix repeat-containing protein) gives rise to the protein MMISILPNLSFYIAQALDQQVYSALGRDFGFSLLNLLKAIAIFILGLIVASVIKAVIKGLLNKTSVDNRIAAWLTGQRGGEPLPIEDWIANLVYWLIILFAVVGFLNALQLQTVSQPLNSLLNQITSFLPKILGAGFLLGIAWIVATVVKLVVTRGLSALRIDERLGQSARDSSDFALSDTIGNALYWFIFLLFLPSILSTLQLQGTLEPVQNLLDQILGILPNILAAILIGAVGWFIAQIVRRLVTNLLSATGIDRVGERFGLSNLGGRQSLSWIIGTIVYVLILIPTAIAALEALNIAAISQPAINMLNQVLNLLPKLFAAVVVLVGFYIVGKFVSNLVTNILTSIGFNNFFQWLGITTPPPRTTSPFPPSPMVGGTEQPTVIQTETKVTSKTPSELVGIIVLVAIMLVAALTAVDILQIQALTSVFGVILVIAGQIFLGLVVFAIGLYLANLAYNLILGSGTRQARILAQTARISIITLISAMALQQMGVAPNIVNLAFGLLVGGIAVAIALAFGLGGREVAAEQLRSWINSFKNQ
- a CDS encoding hypothetical protein (conserved hypothetical protein); translated protein: MFLNQLRFNNLLRYLFFFLVCLTGVITLQSHQFKTNQTQTRDYLQEEQNHQILLTFQKFFPAVGFDNLKADWIFLHFVQYFGDNPARDKIGYSLVPDYFETIVKYDPNFTQAYLTLSTANTIYAGKPQQTITLIEQVLNSIYPTTSSNNFLLWNVKGLDELLFIGDNQAARYSYQMAAQWANLQDSKHEKNLADRYLQTANFLATNPDNTEAQIAAWNIVLPNLRDAQNKQEVIDKIKVLETRLKSQQLTTFPSY